GTACCAACAACCTATAAATACAGTTAATACAGAATAATATTTTGATATGTTGTTGGAACCATTTTTTGTTCATTCATAACAATGGTTTATAATGTTTCGATATTAACTTTGATGATTACGGCAATGAACAAAAgggattttgataaattttttgcTCTAAATCGATTTTTGTTGGAATTGGGGCGACGACCCAAAATAATATCTTGTCAGTacgaaagtaaaattaaaaatatttataaatattttacagacAATGTATATTTCTTAAAACAATCAGCGAAAGAGGAAATAAGGTATAATGGGTTCTCTATGAATTACGAATTCAGTAACTGTCATAAATTTAgcaataattttacataatttgtgtttatttctttTTGATCTACCAATGATTTACAGAAATTTattcagttaaaaaataatttaagacttGTTTCAAGAACATAAATTTATTACCAGAatttttataagtaaataataatgctattgataaaaaacaataacacagataTTCTGTTTTAGTCACTATAATAACCGCCCaaacctataagaaaaaattaccTACTTTTCGCACTCGTCACTAGAATCTGTTGTTGGAGCAGCATCGaagattattcaattttttaataaggagacaaaaattttaaactatataatgaaatggctgcgatacaatagatttttttttttaaatatttccaaacaccagctttggacctgatatttGACAAATACAGCCCATCTCGTTGAAATtaattaaactgttaatactgtgaagtttccctttggctttgtgaacttggtttcgcgccatccgccatggatggcagcaccgtagtttaaaatttctgttccattcactaCATAATTACTCTTGCCAGATGCCGCATTGttccgagagctgagatgtcaaACACAATCGAAAACATTCGTTCGGTTTGAAACAAGTAATTCGAGCGCAGGTCAGTAAATAGCGAGTCGCCAAGCGCGGGTCAGCAAGTAGCGAGTCGAACCGAACCGGAATCGACCGAAGCCTCTCGAGTCGCAAGCGGGCGGTTCACGTCCGCCGGTCCGCCGATCCAACGGTCCGCCGGGTCCGTTCCCACCGTTTAGACAGGTGACGCGGCTCTTCCATCATGCGCGAACGCCCCCTCCAGGCGCAGCGCGTCGGCGGGCAAATACGGCCGCTTTCACCGCCGAGAGCATTCGACCGTCGACACTCGTCTCTCAAGGGCTCTGTCCTTTCCCTGGACACAATTCCTCCCGGCTCTCTTCCGCGGGTCCGCACATGGCCACACTGTCATCCTTCTTTGTAGAACgagcagaaatattaatgtaaaacaaaacagataattgttaaatttgtatatttactcgaaaaaaaactgtaaccgctatactaaaaaaaaaaaacgttcgcgGTGATATTGGTTTGGATTCTTACTCGGgagtttatgctttgtgttttcccggtaccgttccctgaatagcttcccatgaattaactgcgcgcattaacAAGCATAGCCAATTAAACCAAATTAAAATCCAATGATTGATCGTTcggattatttttttacagtggtttcaaaaaaaatatatgttcgaaaaaaaaaacatcaactaatatataaaaatatgcgccaatttttgtaagaaatactcagtattatctcgaaaaaccgtATTTCATATACGTGAAAATAACAAAAGCCTTGTGGCATACAAACCGAACCGACTAACGACTCAATGCACTCAACTTCTTCTTAGAATGTTCGAGGTGATATCAGCGGCCCGGAAAACAAAACAAGACTCTACGTTAGGTTCCGAATCTACGGATTCTCTCTACCTCACGTAACTCATGCATGTGTATGTTTTAATGCTTACGCTGCCACTGTCATTTTCCAGTTAGTTACTTTAGTGGCCTGCTTCCGTAAAGAAGATGCGTTATTTAACGATAGtcgatataatttaaaaatgtttgttatgTAAAGAGAATGATGGCAGTATTTTCCATTTAGACAGCCACTGTTTTGGTTCCAAAAAGGTtattaataatttcttaaagtaTCACAATCCGAAATCAcagtttattcataaaatattttcgtaTTCTTTACTACCAACAGAATTATGCTTAATAAACTTTAAGGCACGAAGTAAGAGTATATTTAAACCCCGCATACGAAGAATTTTCACAGCGTTGCAGCACTATGAAATCAAAAattttcctaaaataatttcatgacaTTACGCATGTAAGAAAAGTTTGATTAACCTttgttaaaaaaatcataatcttTTTTTGTCATACATATATCTTACAAAATACTAAACGGCAGATAACCAAATTGAACCTCGCTACAAAATTTAGACCTACAGATAAGTTCAGATATGTAAAGTCAGTAATATTTGCGGGAAATTCCTGTAGCAtccaatttattattttgtttcaaaaaatatatctttGACTAAATGCATCTTATAGATTTGGTATTAGAGGCCATTTTGTATCGTTTTATTACGGTTTTAGTGCAATATACCAGCTGGAAAGAGGTGGAAATGTGCTCATAAATAAAAATGGGCTGATAAGTTAGTTGGGCCATTGTCACACGACAGTAGGTATATGCCGTTGTCACACGACAGTATATCGTCGTGTCCACACAGTCGGGAAATGCGTGCAGTTTCAAAACACGACTGTCTCATCATAAAAAAGAATAAGAAGAAAGGATGACTAAATAGATGCGAACCACTCGAGTTCTGAAAGATTACGAGACGCGCGATGCAAATGTGAGGGGAGAAAGTGCATCGTCACAAAGAAGCGCGCGTTGTGTCAGCGACAACATCCGCCTCGTCGCAAACACGTTTAACGTAACTCCGACTCGGAGTGAGGCTCGGATCCGAATCGTTTTCACGCGCTTGTCGGTGACTGGTCGTTtgctgatatttttattttgttttgttttgtttgtcgaGCAGTTGGCACTGCTGATCCTGGTCGGCGCGGCGGCCGCCGGTCGCCTGGAGAACACATACCTCCCTCCGTCGTCGGCGGCGACAGCAGGGGGCGCCCCGGGCTCCATCTCCGCTCCCTTCGGCGGCTCCGGAGCTCCCGGATTCCCGAAACCCAGCAGGTTCCCCGGATCCGGAGCTGGCTCGTATCCTGGAGCCGGAGCTGGCTCGTATCctggagctggagccgggtcGTTCCCCGGATCCGGATCTGGGTCGTACCCTGGAGCCGGAGCTGGATCGTACCCTGGAGCCGGAGCCGGGTCGTTCCCCGGATCCGGAGCTGGGTCGTACCCTGGAGCCGGAGCTGGCTCTTATCCCGGAGCCGGAGCTGGATCATACCCCGGAGCCGGAGCTGGGTCGTACCCCGGAGCTGGATCTGGATCCTACCCCGGAGCTGGAGCTGGCTCTTATCCCGGAGCCGGAGCCGGGTCGTACCCCGGAGCCGGAGCCGGAGCCGGAGCCGGAGCCGGACCGTTCCGCAGACCTGGGCCCGTCGGGCCGGTCGGGCCGCAGGTGCCCATCTTGAGATACGACAACAGCCCCAATGCTGGTGATGGCAGCTACTCTTACAGGTACATCTTGACCAAGCTCTATTTCAAGATATATGTCCGGTTGCTAAGCGtacatttttcaagtatttacttAAATAAATGGGTATCTTAAACATTTGGTTGCCGCAAATATAGATTGTTTTCCAAATTTTACCTTTAAAATTTACCTCGGTTATATTTACTGTTTAACCAGACGTCATAAAAAACCCacattatgaaaagaaaaaaattttacaatcgGATATTTTCATATCCAACAGAGAACTTAAAAATACAACGTATCGTGGCCTAGAGATAAGGTTTTGGTACTTACCCACCTAATGGACATTTCAGTTGTCGAGACATGAGCTGTAACAAACTGTAAACCATATTAAAGCAACATCTTCAAATACcgcaagaaaaaattatattttgtatgaaATAATAATCTGGACATTTAATTAGAAACAATGTTCTATATATCCACAGAAATGATTATAATGTAATAACACTCGTGTTTCACAGCTACGAGACCGCCAACGGCATCGCGGCCGGCGAGGCGGGAGTGCTGAAGAACGCCGGCGTGCCCGGAGCCGAGGCAGAGGCCGTTCAGGGCTCCTACACCTACACCGACAACGAGGGAAACACCTTCACCGTCTCCTACACCGCCGACGAGAACGGCTTCCAGCCGCAGGGCGCCCACCTGCCCACCCCGCCGCCCATCCCGGAGGCCATCCTCAGGTCGCTGGAGCAGAACGCCGCTGAGGAGGCGGCGGCCGCACGCTACCCCGGAGCCGGATTCCCCGGAGCTGGCTCTCCCGGAGCTGGATTCCCCGGAGCTGGTGCTCCCGGAGCCAAGTACGGCGTTCCCGGAGCGGGTTTCCCCGGAACTGTATTCCCCGGAGCCGGATCACCCGGTGCTGGATTCCCCGGAGCTGGTGCTCCCGGAGCCAAGTACGGCGTTCCCGGAGCGGGTTTCCCCGGAACTGGATTCCCCGGAGCCGGATCGCCCGGAGCTGGATTCCCTGGAGCGGGCTCGCCCGGAGCCAAGTACGGCGTTCCAGGCGCTGGGTTCCCAGGAGCCGGTGCACCCGGAGCCGGATTCCCCGGAGCTGGGCAGTACCGCCCCCAAGTGTCTTCCTTCAAGCGGCCAACCCCCACCCTGCCGGGCTTCAACCCCCAGAGCGGCTACTCCTACCCCAAACCCGGCAAATAAACATCCTTGATTCCACCCGTTGCAGATACCTTCCCTAACCCTACCGAGACCACAGCACCGCCCACGGAACGCGATCGATGACGAATGGTGCTACCGACTAACACGCAGATctattatatgtatttattttgtatttttttaataacgtcTGTACAACTTTTGCATTACACTACTGCGGCATTAGCTTAGTATTCGCTGGCTGGGAGCTCGAAACGTTCCAGCGAGTGTTTTGTGTGCCTTAGGTACAAAAGTAGATTCATACGGTGAACTTCGTTTGAACGAGAAGTTTGCATTTGTTGTGATGTGTTTTTGTacgaaaaaaaagaagcaaaataaaaattgcctaaaacaagttattgtttgaattatttggaattttaaTCAACCAACTaaccaattaatatatatatatagtgtccaGTTGCCAATAAGGAAAGCTCCTAACTTCTCATAGCTTATGAGTGTTTTAAGACATCCTTgaatcatatatgcaaaaaaattggtgcataaatttatattattgttcAATTGTTTTGCTAAATGGTTGTGGACACCATATATCACCGACTATGAAACACCAAGTATTTTTCTCAAGCTTAACAAAAGCACAAGGAGTATTTTAAAGCTATAATATCTGTAACAGTTAGTAAGCCAGAATATTTGTTATCACCTTTGCGAAATTTGTTGCTTGTTTATCTGTTTTTCTGtctgaactattttttttcttttattaactttacttttaacttttattaacttttatttttatttttcatccaaACAAATGAAACAGCATCATGTGCATGATTTGTGTACATCATTCACGAATGACCATGAGTTTAGAAATAAACTGTAAAACAAGAACTTAATACAGCATAACTGGTTAAGTTAACAAGCAAataaaatagatattttttttgcaaaccaaAACATTACTGACTATTCTACAAAGGCAGTATAcaaaaatcaaaacaatttttaacattctTAGGTTATTGCACCAATGATGAATACTTGTATGGATTTCTCTTATGACACCGCTGAAAATTTGCATGTACCTacgtttatacaaaaaaaaattacgaactgTATTAAAGTTAtggtaatttatattaaaatctaCTACTTGCATATCGTAAAAAGGTATACGATTACTGAACTTAAGGAACCCACGAGGTAAAAATTGTTCGAATACAAAcgcattaatatttaaataattaatttaatttataaaatttagatATCGTAAAAAGTATTATATTCAGCATATATAATACCGGGTCATAAAAAGATAAAGAATCGcttaaatagtttatttaattgGTTACGGCACTTATTTGGAAACAATAGCACTAGAATCAATGGAATAAACGTGTTaccccaaaaataaaaataaaattcaaaaatctttgagaacaaaatattattgaaaaagtAGAGTATTTATTCTTCCTTTACTAATTCATCCTTTTTGACATGTGCAGTAAGGGTGGAGCACTAAGTGAGATGGAAAAAGGGGTTGGGGGTGGATGGAGATATCTCCCCCTTCCACATTATTACTCACACACACcactcgggtcgttaccacaacgccgaaataccataacgccgaatgtcaaaattgaccacaacgccgacagctagaaaactgctgtgcaccacaatgccgaattaccacaacgccgaaataccataacgccgaatgtcaaaatcgaccacaacgccgacagctagaaaactgctgtgtaccacaacgccgaaataacaactgaatgaatttgtgtatgtttcttaaatgtaccttaacgccgaaataccacaatcaaacctaaccttaactaacctaacctaacctagcgtaatataacctaaccttacttaacctagtccaacctaacctagtctaacctaacctagtctaacctaacctaacctttgtggcagtcctggaatgacatttttcggcgttagtgtgtTATGGCgctgtggtaattcggcgttgtggtacacagcagttttctagctgtcggcgttgtggtcaattttgacattcggcgttgtggtgcgtccctacATCACTCTACCCATTCTCACAACCCCCTCTCTTACTCACCTCTATAATATCCCACTCCATTTCCTCCTTTTTCTTCACATCTCTACATCCCCTCCATAAGACATTTGTTAATAATACGTATTGTCTCCCTCTGGAggggtatatatttatattaggtTTTCCCACCCCACCCCTCCGTAGTTGCGAAGTTCACGTTTTATAGTGCTAGTGTCTTCGGGCATCCTGTATGATGTCACTGATGGTTCCAAAGTTCGCTGCTAGGCAGTACCATTGTCGCTGTATGTTAACTTTTTTAAAGGTTTATAAAAATTTGAGTGTAGTATTTTGGTGATACTGCTTTTTTTACCGGTAACAGTATAAATTTTTCCTTCATGAAAAAGCCTCAGTAAACAATATTCATAGCCGGTTGGTGAGAAATCTGTTGGGATGGATCGTCGTGTTTAGGGTCTTTACGCAAGGTGAGCTTACCTTGCTGCACCTTGCTCCACCATGgtgaaaatttcataaaatatttatatagtttgtcgtttcatggtacatagacaccaaaaccatcgtcaactcaaaacaACGGCTTCTATAAAggtggaataaataattattgagatCATGTTGTTTAAATGGTTTTAGGAAACAGAACTTCTTaaggaaatatatataatataaacccAATAATGCCTATATAATTATTTgatattgaaaacaaaaattagaGGAAAAAACATTTTGCATTGGGTATAGTAGCTCTTATGAAATGtagaaaaatactgaaaaatcttGTCGCTCTTACGAAAAACaaaactgtaaatttgtacattaacgtTATCATTAAAGCAACTGTAACGCTACAAAAATAAtgcatcaaaatttaaaattatgcgcctTTTTTTTGTATCATAGGATACTAAGTCTTGGCAACTAATTTCCAGAGGAATTTTGTTTTAAGTCAAACAGTTTTTGattacttcaaataaattaaCGTCTGTAGAAACGAAATTTTGTTTCCACAGCTTTTACACAGTTAGGGTAGAGTTACCATATATGTGGCTCTACGACACACACAAAACTGTTTTAGAATTGAGTACGGATTTTTCTGTTTAAGGATCATAATTATTTTGGTAATGAAGATCGAATTTTGCCAACTTGTacacattttaaagaatttttctatagtcgttattatttttaatattataatattaataagtcTTTTCCAGCATTAATTGTTACTGCTTTTACACCCCCGTTGCATCAATAACAGTACGATAAATAAAATTCAGTCGAGGCCGATAATAGGTCACTGGTTTCAGATGGCTTATTCTGTTCAtggattaatttaaaaaaatactagtcttatatttcaaaataaataaaattcaatctttaaaatttattacgttAAGTGGGGAAGATAGGAACTAAAATATTCCATGTTAGTTTCAAAAGATTTTAAGCTATATCATTTTTCTATTGTTTTATTTTCTCGATTAAACCATTAAAAaggtaatataatattttaatgaaatatataaatagaGTAGTGGCTCTTGTGAAgacattgtttttaatattaaataaaattttaactattgtCTGGAATAATATTGCCAATATATATTATATCAGAGTATCTTATTTTTCGATAACGCAAATGTTCAGTATTAAACCATGATAAAAATTCGAGtcataaaaacaattataactaAAGATGGTTCGTTCGGTTTATAATTTTCGCCTTGATAGAAATATGCAGCAATGAAGAAGAGCGGACACGATGCCTCGTGAAGCTTtaaattaactaaacaattttttttgacgtgacaacgtctaataaatcgatgaacgccggctgcacgcatgaaaaagtgtcctgttacgcacattgtcccgttacgctgtgtcccgttacactcattgtacgcttgcgccgcatctatctctctttcactcaaTTAGAacatccatcgatttgactttttcgaggcacattaaacttgaaacactcccattcgtttcctacttttcctttcatcgtcctatccttaacagaataacacagattggaagaagttaaatagcaaacatgtacaaaagttatagttaaaataatctgttcgttaaagtaataaacatatttgaattaatgag
This genomic stretch from Bacillus rossius redtenbacheri isolate Brsri chromosome 16, Brsri_v3, whole genome shotgun sequence harbors:
- the LOC134539876 gene encoding pupal cuticle protein 36a-like, producing the protein MKLLALLILVGAAAAGRLENTYLPPSSAATAGGAPGSISAPFGGSGAPGFPKPSRFPGSGAGSYPGAGAGSYPGAGAGSFPGSGSGSYPGAGAGSYPGAGAGSFPGSGAGSYPGAGAGSYPGAGAGSYPGAGAGSYPGAGSGSYPGAGAGSYPGAGAGSYPGAGAGAGAGAGPFRRPGPVGPVGPQVPILRYDNSPNAGDGSYSYSYETANGIAAGEAGVLKNAGVPGAEAEAVQGSYTYTDNEGNTFTVSYTADENGFQPQGAHLPTPPPIPEAILRSLEQNAAEEAAAARYPGAGFPGAGSPGAGFPGAGAPGAKYGVPGAGFPGTVFPGAGSPGAGFPGAGAPGAKYGVPGAGFPGTGFPGAGSPGAGFPGAGSPGAKYGVPGAGFPGAGAPGAGFPGAGQYRPQVSSFKRPTPTLPGFNPQSGYSYPKPGK